The following are from one region of the Carnobacterium gallinarum DSM 4847 genome:
- a CDS encoding MBL fold metallo-hydrolase: MSQIKTSIVDTGLYVLKEKLRKDQHLKPTNQLPSETIDVKRLDLSQDQVFWLGHSASLIIFNQKVILVDPMLGEYASPIPFMYKRFATQRPLDLAEFEWIDVVLFTHNHYDHLDKTSVLKIKNKVGLFLVSVGMKKILTRWGVSDKHIQEMDWHQDLQLGNMKIIATPAKHGSGRGLFDRNKSQCNSWILKDSNTALFLSGDSGYDQHFKEIGEKYGPFDLALMECGQYNPHWKEAHMFPEETVEAVLDVKAQRFIPIHWAGFALSFHPWQEPVEKASKKAQELNLAMDTPMIGEQYRINQPNATRKWWRTIDK, from the coding sequence TTGAGTCAAATAAAAACATCGATTGTCGATACTGGACTTTATGTACTCAAAGAAAAACTACGGAAGGATCAACACTTAAAGCCAACTAATCAATTGCCATCTGAAACAATTGATGTAAAACGTCTGGATTTAAGTCAGGATCAAGTATTTTGGTTAGGACATTCAGCATCATTGATTATTTTTAATCAAAAAGTAATTTTAGTTGATCCGATGTTAGGCGAGTATGCTTCGCCAATACCTTTTATGTATAAACGATTTGCTACGCAACGACCATTGGACTTGGCGGAATTTGAATGGATTGACGTGGTATTATTTACGCACAATCATTACGATCATTTAGATAAAACTAGTGTCTTGAAAATAAAAAATAAAGTCGGGCTCTTTTTAGTTTCAGTGGGTATGAAAAAAATTTTAACTCGCTGGGGTGTTTCGGATAAACATATTCAAGAAATGGACTGGCATCAAGACCTTCAACTTGGAAATATGAAAATTATTGCAACACCAGCAAAACATGGTAGTGGACGCGGGTTATTTGATAGAAATAAAAGTCAATGCAACTCTTGGATTTTAAAAGATTCAAATACTGCTTTGTTTTTATCTGGTGATAGTGGGTATGACCAACACTTTAAAGAAATAGGCGAAAAATATGGTCCCTTTGATTTAGCTTTGATGGAATGTGGACAATACAACCCTCACTGGAAAGAAGCTCATATGTTTCCTGAAGAGACCGTTGAAGCTGTGCTAGATGTGAAAGCCCAGCGTTTTATTCCAATTCATTGGGCTGGTTTTGCTTTGTCTTTCCATCCGTGGCAAGAGCCTGTGGAAAAAGCGAGTAAAAAAGCACAAGAATTAAATCTGGCAATGGATACACCGATGATTGGGGAACAATACCGAATCAATCAACCCAATGCAACTAGAAAATGGTGGCGAACGATTGATAAATAA
- a CDS encoding glutamate-5-semialdehyde dehydrogenase has product MEMLIQLGEQAKKASRYQAQASGKEKNEALKIMSTVLLEHSADILAANQLDLDQAKENGVPETMFDRLLLTPERIQAMADGLLDIANLPDPIGVAHDMWKNEANLTIAKQSVPLGVIGIIYESRPNVTTDAGALCFKSGNAVILRGGKEAIHSNKILVQLLQKALSSTNFPPTAIQLVEDTSRETARNLMRLNRYLDVLIPRGGARLIQTVMETATVPVIETGVGNCHVYVDSSAQLQMAVDIIVNAKCSRPSVCNALETLLIHESVAKEFLPVIEKALDAYNVELRADSRALASLKKGIPATESDWETEFLDFILAVKVVDSLDDAIAHIDRYSTGHSEAIVTDNYSNGQKFHREVDAAAVYINASTRFTDGFEFGYGAEIGISTQKVHARGPMGLAELTSSKYIIFGEGQIRE; this is encoded by the coding sequence ATGGAAATGTTAATTCAACTTGGTGAGCAAGCTAAAAAAGCCTCACGTTATCAAGCTCAGGCTAGTGGGAAAGAAAAAAATGAAGCTTTAAAAATAATGAGTACGGTTTTATTAGAACATTCTGCTGATATTTTAGCCGCCAATCAGTTGGACTTAGATCAAGCTAAGGAAAATGGTGTTCCTGAAACAATGTTTGATCGCCTATTACTAACCCCAGAACGAATTCAAGCAATGGCTGATGGTCTCTTAGATATTGCCAATTTGCCTGATCCTATCGGGGTTGCTCATGATATGTGGAAAAATGAAGCGAATTTAACGATTGCTAAACAAAGTGTGCCTCTTGGGGTAATTGGGATTATTTATGAATCACGTCCTAATGTCACAACTGATGCTGGCGCTTTATGTTTTAAATCGGGTAATGCAGTTATTTTACGTGGTGGTAAAGAAGCCATCCATTCAAATAAAATTTTAGTTCAGCTCTTACAAAAAGCTCTATCTTCTACTAATTTCCCACCAACTGCGATTCAATTAGTAGAAGATACTTCTCGTGAAACTGCTCGTAATTTAATGCGTCTAAATCGTTATTTAGATGTCCTAATTCCTCGTGGTGGCGCTCGTCTGATTCAGACTGTCATGGAAACGGCCACAGTTCCAGTCATCGAAACTGGGGTTGGCAACTGTCATGTATATGTCGATTCTTCTGCTCAATTACAGATGGCTGTCGATATTATTGTCAATGCAAAATGCTCTCGTCCCTCTGTGTGTAATGCACTCGAAACGCTACTCATTCATGAATCCGTTGCAAAAGAGTTTTTACCAGTTATTGAGAAAGCTCTAGATGCCTACAACGTAGAGCTTCGCGCTGATTCTCGCGCATTAGCTAGTTTGAAAAAAGGGATTCCTGCTACCGAAAGTGACTGGGAAACTGAATTTTTAGACTTTATCTTAGCTGTTAAGGTCGTTGATTCTTTAGATGACGCAATTGCCCATATTGATCGCTATAGTACGGGACACTCAGAAGCTATCGTGACAGATAATTATTCTAATGGACAAAAATTCCATCGTGAAGTAGATGCAGCAGCTGTTTATATTAATGCTTCTACTCGCTTTACTGATGGCTTTGAGTTTGGCTATGGTGCTGAAATTGGAATTAGTACGCAAAAAGTGCATGCCCGTGGTCCTATGGGTCTAGCTGAACTGACATCTAGCAAATATATTATTTTTGGCGAAGGACAAATTCGTGAGTAA
- the proB gene encoding glutamate 5-kinase, giving the protein MANTPRAALNDLKRIVIKVGTSTLMYPTGGINLQRIEKLAFVLTDLRNQGKEVILVSSGAIGVGCHCLKLNERPTSIPQQQAVAAVGQSELMTLYSKFFSEYTQVVGQVLLTRDVLDYPESRENVTNTFQQLLAMGIIPIVNENDTVAIDELDHQTKFGDNDSLSALVAEITQADLLIMLSDIDGFYDKNPTIHDDARLFSTIHAITDELLLLAGGNGSRFGTGGMITKLKAADHVLNQQSQMVLANGVDPMIIFKIMTGEKVGTHFYRK; this is encoded by the coding sequence ATGGCAAATACACCCCGTGCCGCTTTAAACGATTTAAAACGTATTGTAATTAAAGTAGGTACTAGCACGTTAATGTATCCAACCGGTGGCATTAACTTACAACGAATTGAAAAATTAGCTTTTGTCTTAACTGATTTACGCAATCAAGGCAAGGAAGTTATCTTAGTTTCCTCTGGTGCAATTGGTGTTGGCTGTCATTGCTTAAAATTAAATGAGCGCCCCACCTCAATTCCCCAACAACAAGCAGTTGCTGCTGTTGGACAAAGTGAATTAATGACTCTTTATAGCAAATTTTTTAGCGAATATACTCAAGTTGTTGGACAAGTTTTACTCACTCGAGATGTTCTTGATTATCCTGAAAGTCGCGAAAATGTAACCAACACTTTTCAACAATTACTGGCAATGGGTATTATTCCTATTGTAAATGAAAATGACACAGTTGCCATCGATGAATTAGATCATCAAACAAAATTTGGAGATAACGATAGTCTTTCTGCTCTAGTTGCTGAAATTACGCAAGCTGATTTGCTGATTATGCTCTCTGATATTGATGGTTTTTATGATAAAAATCCAACTATCCATGATGATGCGCGTTTATTTTCTACTATTCATGCAATTACGGATGAACTGCTTTTATTGGCTGGTGGAAATGGCTCACGTTTTGGAACTGGCGGTATGATAACCAAGCTAAAAGCGGCCGATCATGTTTTAAATCAGCAAAGTCAGATGGTGCTAGCAAATGGTGTCGATCCAATGATTATTTTTAAAATTATGACTGGTGAAAAAGTTGGGACACATTTTTATCGAAAATAA
- a CDS encoding GNAT family N-acetyltransferase — MSLEDQAKRFKMRPVTLEHLEQFNELLRYVFQVTNQDLQEVGYEEDDLVKAKRPVLRKADVIGWFDDDKLISQLAIYPCEVNIHGKLFKMGGLTGVGTYPEYANLGLMHQLMKAGLENMREHGQWISYLFPYSIPYYRRKGWEIISDKMTFSFKDTQLPKTVPVSGYVERLDIDHQDVIQVYDTFARMNHGALIRDELAWEEYWRWENDEERIAAVYYDEQNRPTGCLFYWIAEDIFHLKEMFYLNQEARKGLWNFITAHFSMVDKIEGSTFKNEPIAFILEDSEIIETIQPYFMARIVDVAEFLKEYPFETVTVPDFHLIVEDPMLEWNRGIFGLSFDEDGVVTVSDQPIGSPVKIDIQTLTTMLMGYRRPSYLARIERLETDSRTLRSLEQLISQGEPYFSDYF, encoded by the coding sequence ATGTCACTGGAAGATCAGGCAAAACGTTTTAAAATGCGTCCTGTTACTTTAGAGCACTTAGAACAATTTAATGAATTATTGCGTTATGTTTTTCAAGTTACCAATCAAGATTTGCAAGAAGTTGGTTATGAAGAAGATGATTTAGTTAAAGCCAAACGTCCTGTACTCCGGAAAGCGGATGTCATTGGTTGGTTTGATGACGATAAATTAATTTCTCAATTAGCGATTTATCCCTGTGAAGTAAACATTCACGGAAAACTTTTCAAAATGGGTGGTTTAACTGGTGTTGGTACGTATCCTGAGTATGCAAATCTAGGGTTAATGCACCAATTAATGAAAGCTGGTTTAGAAAATATGCGGGAGCATGGACAATGGATTTCCTATCTATTTCCTTATTCAATCCCTTACTATCGGCGTAAAGGTTGGGAGATTATTTCCGATAAAATGACCTTTAGTTTTAAAGACACTCAGTTGCCTAAAACGGTTCCTGTTTCTGGATATGTAGAACGCTTAGATATCGATCATCAAGATGTTATCCAAGTTTACGATACTTTTGCGCGAATGAATCATGGTGCCTTGATTCGTGATGAATTAGCTTGGGAGGAGTATTGGCGCTGGGAAAATGACGAAGAACGCATTGCAGCGGTTTATTATGATGAACAAAACCGACCAACAGGCTGCCTCTTTTACTGGATTGCAGAAGATATTTTCCATTTAAAAGAAATGTTTTATTTAAATCAGGAAGCTCGAAAAGGTTTGTGGAATTTTATTACTGCTCACTTTTCAATGGTAGATAAAATCGAAGGAAGTACGTTTAAAAATGAACCCATTGCTTTTATTTTGGAAGATAGCGAAATCATTGAAACCATCCAGCCTTACTTTATGGCACGGATTGTTGATGTAGCTGAATTTTTAAAAGAATATCCCTTTGAAACAGTTACTGTGCCAGACTTTCATTTAATTGTTGAAGACCCCATGTTGGAATGGAATCGTGGGATTTTTGGATTAAGTTTTGATGAAGATGGCGTTGTAACAGTTAGTGATCAACCAATCGGCTCACCAGTAAAAATTGATATTCAAACTTTAACTACTATGTTAATGGGCTATCGTCGCCCTTCTTACCTTGCTCGGATTGAACGACTAGAAACAGACAGTCGAACCTTACGTAGCTTAGAACAACTGATTTCACAAGGAGAACCTTACTTTTCAGATTATTTTTGA
- a CDS encoding cation-translocating P-type ATPase produces the protein MDFKTKKRTELFQQFNIDENQGLSSKQISEAQEKYGYNQFDEEEKESLFSKILHQLKEITTIILLFAAAISLYLTITLHPDDFAEPLVIISIVILNIFLSIKQESNAEKALDSLKSLNAPRANVIRDGQTEEIDATELVPGDLIILETGEMIPADARILTSSGLKVEESALTGESVPVDKDSEAIIDADAPLGDQFNMVFSGCLITNGRATALVVATGMDTEMGKIANLLNTTKKAITPLQLRLHDLGKKLSIIALLAGALIFVIGYLQGETMAEILMTAVSLAVAAVPETLPVIVTITLAYGVQNMVKRNAIIRNIPSVETLGSASVICSDKTGTLTQNKMTIKELWAVNHDPIKADSDYNADEEYLLQLASLANNATIEDRNGEEKQAGDPTETAIIRLLQERGQEKSELEEKYPRVHEIPFDSERKLMTTVHELDDGFISITKGAFDRIPVDFNCKAGEDAIKIHDQFAEKALRVIAVGYKKYTELPEDLSPAELEDNLEFAGIVGMIDPPRKESQEAVRAAKAAGIKTVMITGDHIVTASAIAKEIGILEDGDKSITGAELAKLSDDELQASVRDYAVYARVSPEDKIKIVKAWQANGEVVAMTGDGVNDAPALKAADVGTAMGIAGTDVSKNAADMVLTDDNFATIVHAVEEGRRVYENIRKAVYFLLSCNVSEIFIMLIAVSMGWGVPVISVQLLLINVVADGIPGFSLSKEKADADIMEQAPTPKNASIFSGGLLKKIGVQSVVFTIITLIGFYVGSFIDINSTITANHEVGQTLAFIILGWSSVIHIFNVRSKESIFKIGFMSNPLLFWSAICSIVIVLAVALVPPLASIFSLVALSGTHWLLAIGLSIIPLIVIELQKAILRKMDKN, from the coding sequence ATGGATTTCAAAACAAAAAAGAGAACAGAATTATTTCAACAGTTTAATATAGATGAAAATCAAGGTCTATCAAGCAAACAAATTAGTGAGGCACAAGAAAAGTATGGCTATAATCAATTTGACGAAGAGGAAAAAGAGTCACTTTTCTCTAAAATTCTTCATCAATTAAAGGAAATTACAACAATTATTCTGCTATTTGCAGCCGCAATTTCCCTTTACCTAACCATTACTTTACATCCAGATGACTTTGCAGAACCTTTGGTTATCATTTCTATCGTTATTTTAAATATTTTCTTGAGTATCAAACAAGAAAGCAATGCCGAAAAAGCTCTCGATTCTTTAAAAAGTTTGAATGCTCCACGGGCGAATGTGATTCGTGATGGTCAAACCGAAGAAATCGATGCTACAGAACTTGTTCCTGGGGATCTTATTATTTTAGAAACAGGAGAAATGATTCCTGCTGATGCCCGCATTTTAACAAGTAGTGGTTTAAAAGTAGAAGAATCTGCATTAACAGGAGAGAGTGTTCCAGTCGATAAAGATAGTGAAGCAATCATTGATGCCGATGCTCCTTTAGGCGATCAGTTCAATATGGTTTTTTCTGGCTGTTTAATTACTAATGGACGTGCTACTGCATTAGTTGTGGCTACTGGAATGGATACAGAAATGGGGAAAATTGCTAATCTTTTAAATACAACAAAAAAAGCAATCACTCCACTACAATTACGTTTACATGATTTAGGTAAAAAATTAAGTATTATTGCCTTACTTGCTGGTGCTTTAATCTTTGTGATTGGGTATTTACAAGGCGAAACAATGGCAGAGATCTTAATGACTGCTGTTTCTTTAGCTGTTGCTGCTGTTCCTGAAACATTACCAGTTATCGTTACGATTACACTGGCTTACGGCGTACAAAATATGGTCAAACGCAATGCGATTATTCGCAACATCCCTTCTGTTGAAACATTAGGTAGTGCTTCCGTAATTTGTTCTGATAAAACAGGAACCTTAACACAAAATAAAATGACGATTAAAGAACTATGGGCTGTCAATCATGATCCAATTAAAGCAGATAGCGACTATAATGCGGATGAAGAATATCTATTGCAATTAGCTAGTTTAGCAAATAATGCAACCATTGAAGACCGTAATGGGGAAGAAAAACAAGCAGGGGATCCTACAGAAACGGCAATTATTCGCTTATTACAAGAACGTGGTCAAGAAAAATCAGAGTTGGAAGAAAAATATCCTCGGGTTCATGAAATTCCTTTCGATTCAGAAAGAAAATTAATGACTACAGTTCACGAATTGGATGATGGGTTTATTTCAATTACAAAAGGGGCATTTGATCGAATCCCAGTAGACTTTAATTGTAAAGCTGGGGAGGATGCCATTAAGATTCATGATCAATTTGCCGAAAAAGCTTTACGTGTTATTGCCGTTGGTTATAAAAAATATACTGAATTACCTGAGGACCTTTCTCCTGCTGAATTAGAGGATAATCTTGAATTTGCTGGGATTGTTGGTATGATTGATCCACCACGCAAAGAGAGTCAAGAAGCCGTTCGAGCAGCTAAAGCAGCTGGAATTAAAACCGTTATGATTACTGGGGACCATATTGTGACGGCTAGTGCGATTGCAAAAGAAATCGGAATTCTAGAAGATGGAGATAAATCAATTACTGGTGCTGAATTAGCGAAGCTTTCTGACGATGAACTACAGGCTTCTGTTCGAGACTATGCGGTTTATGCTCGTGTCTCTCCAGAAGATAAGATTAAAATCGTAAAAGCCTGGCAAGCAAATGGAGAAGTTGTGGCTATGACTGGGGACGGAGTAAATGATGCACCTGCCTTAAAAGCAGCGGATGTTGGAACGGCCATGGGAATTGCCGGAACAGACGTCTCTAAAAATGCAGCGGATATGGTTTTAACAGATGATAACTTTGCGACAATTGTTCATGCAGTTGAAGAAGGTCGTCGTGTTTATGAAAATATTCGTAAAGCTGTCTATTTCTTATTAAGTTGTAATGTATCTGAGATTTTCATTATGCTAATTGCCGTAAGTATGGGTTGGGGAGTTCCTGTTATTTCTGTTCAATTGTTATTAATTAACGTTGTTGCTGATGGGATTCCAGGATTCTCACTGAGTAAAGAGAAAGCCGATGCTGACATTATGGAACAAGCACCCACACCGAAAAATGCGAGTATTTTTAGCGGTGGACTTCTGAAAAAAATTGGTGTTCAATCGGTTGTGTTCACCATTATTACGTTAATTGGATTTTATGTTGGTTCATTTATCGATATTAACTCAACGATTACAGCGAATCACGAAGTTGGACAAACATTGGCCTTTATCATTCTTGGGTGGTCGTCTGTTATTCATATTTTCAATGTTCGTAGCAAAGAGTCTATCTTTAAAATCGGTTTTATGTCAAATCCATTGTTATTCTGGTCAGCAATATGTTCAATTGTTATTGTCTTAGCTGTTGCACTTGTGCCGCCATTGGCAAGTATTTTCTCATTAGTAGCATTAAGTGGAACTCACTGGTTATTGGCAATTGGTCTATCGATTATTCCATTAATCGTGATTGAGTTACAAAAAGCGATTTTACGTAAAATGGACAAAAATTAG
- the rlmN gene encoding 23S rRNA (adenine(2503)-C(2))-methyltransferase RlmN gives MMKPSIYGLKNDELTEWFLTNGQKKFRATQVWDWLYVKRVSQFSEMTNVSKELIQLLEENFVLQPLTQKIVQESNDGTIKYLFELHDGLLIETVLMRHEYGLSVCVTTQVGCNIGCTFCASGLLKKQRDLTAGEIVAQIMQVQHYLDEKGDGDRVSHIVVMGIGEPFDNYDNVMSFLRIVNNEHGLAIGARHMTVSTSGLAPKIKEFAENGLQVNLAISLHAPNNDIRTSIMRINRNFPVEKVMEAVDYYLEKTNRRITFEYIMLRGVNDQKEQALELAKLLEDKRHLAYVNLIPYNSVSEHDQYSRSKKADVLAFHDVLKKKGINSVVRKEQGSDIDAACGQLRSKQLKKTEA, from the coding sequence ATAATGAAACCATCTATTTATGGTTTAAAAAATGATGAATTAACGGAATGGTTCCTAACCAATGGTCAAAAAAAATTCCGTGCAACTCAAGTATGGGATTGGTTATATGTGAAGCGTGTGAGCCAATTTTCAGAAATGACGAATGTGTCTAAAGAGTTGATTCAATTATTAGAAGAGAATTTTGTATTGCAACCATTAACACAAAAAATTGTTCAAGAATCAAATGATGGAACAATTAAATATTTATTTGAATTACATGATGGTTTATTGATTGAGACGGTTTTAATGCGTCATGAATATGGTTTATCTGTTTGTGTAACTACTCAAGTCGGCTGTAATATTGGCTGTACATTCTGTGCTAGTGGCTTGTTGAAGAAACAACGTGATTTAACAGCTGGTGAAATTGTTGCTCAAATTATGCAAGTTCAACATTATTTGGATGAAAAAGGTGACGGCGATCGTGTCAGTCATATTGTGGTAATGGGAATTGGTGAGCCATTTGATAACTACGATAATGTTATGAGTTTCCTACGTATTGTTAATAATGAACATGGTTTAGCAATTGGTGCTCGTCATATGACGGTATCAACAAGTGGTCTAGCTCCAAAAATTAAAGAATTTGCTGAAAATGGTTTACAAGTAAACTTAGCAATTTCGTTACATGCACCAAATAATGATATTCGTACAAGTATTATGCGAATCAATCGTAATTTCCCAGTTGAAAAAGTAATGGAAGCTGTGGATTATTATCTTGAAAAAACAAATCGCCGAATTACATTTGAATATATTATGTTACGTGGGGTAAATGATCAAAAAGAGCAAGCTTTAGAATTAGCAAAATTACTTGAAGATAAACGCCATTTAGCCTATGTGAATTTAATTCCTTATAACTCTGTTTCAGAACACGATCAATATAGTCGTAGTAAAAAAGCAGATGTATTGGCTTTCCATGATGTATTGAAGAAAAAAGGTATTAATTCAGTTGTCCGTAAAGAACAAGGAAGCGATATTGATGCCGCTTGTGGTCAATTACGTAGTAAACAATTGAAAAAAACAGAAGCTTAA